A genome region from Triticum aestivum cultivar Chinese Spring chromosome 2B, IWGSC CS RefSeq v2.1, whole genome shotgun sequence includes the following:
- the LOC123043378 gene encoding UPF0307 protein YE3790 — protein sequence MAHAAAAAAAVPLRRPLLLFLRPARLLSSVAPPSSPLRAHTRALRPLAPLPSDGEDPDDADGAPLRGSRNEKKREARRAVKWGMELAKFSPPQIKRIVRAASLEREVVDALMLVKKFGPDVREGRRRQYNYIGSLLRGAQPELMEDLIHSLKNGDESRIQALLSEVADKSMPIEDEEVGELPHEEEGEENQEYMEIADRWFEGLVCQDIPVTNEVYAIHNVEFDRQELRKLVRIVQEVQKSMGNKDSGEGSDKKLSRAKKPLIMFLRSLAKKTHE from the exons AtggcgcacgccgccgccgccgcagccgccgtgccgctgcgccgcccgctcctcctcttcctccggccCGCCCGCCTCCTCTCCTCCGTCGCGCCCCCCTCGTCGCCCCTCCGCGCCCACACGCGCGCCCTCCGCCCCCTCGCCCCCCTCCCCTCCGACGGCGAGGACCCGGACGACGCGGACGGCGCGCCCCTCAGGGGCAGCCGCAACGAGAAGAAGCGGGAGGCCCGCCGCGCCGTGAAGTGGGGCATGGAGCTCGCCAAGTTCTCCCCTCCCCAGATCAAGCGCATCGTCAG GGCCGCGTCGCTGGAGCGCGAGGTGGTGGACGCTCTCATGCTCGTGAAG AAATTTGGACCCGATGTGCGCGAAGGAAGGAGGAGGCAGTACAATTACATCG GAAGCCTACTCCGTGGTGCACAGCCTGAATTGATGGAAGATCTCATCCATTCTTTGAAGAATGGAGATGAAAGCAGGATACAAGCCTTATTGAGTGAAGTGGCAGACAAGTCAATGCCGATTGAAGATGAGGAAGTGGGGGAGTTACCTCACGAAGAAGAG GGTGAGGAAAATCAAGAGTATATGGAAATTGCAGATAGATGGTTTGAGGGCCTCGTCTGCCAAGACATTCCAGTTACCAACGAAGTTTATGCGATTCATAATGTTGAATTTGATCGTCAG GAACTACGGAAACTTGTGAGGATAGTCCAAGAGGTCCAAAAAAGCATGGGAAATAAAGATAGCGGAGAGGGATCTGATAAAAAGCTTTCCAGGGCGAAGAAACCACTCATCATGTTCCTTCGCTCCCTTGCAAAGAAGACACATGAATAG